A window from Pseudomonas frederiksbergensis encodes these proteins:
- a CDS encoding GtrA family protein — translation MRLLWKGFSSYTVVGVANTLIHWQIFFLLSVGAGFSQAVSNLSAFCVAASFSFYMNALYTFEAKASVGGYLLFLGAMGALSLGVGHAGDVWRLHGLLTVAIFSALSLVLGFLFSKYVVFRRRNA, via the coding sequence ATGAGGCTCTTGTGGAAAGGATTCTCCAGTTACACGGTGGTCGGGGTCGCCAACACGCTGATTCACTGGCAAATCTTCTTCCTGCTGAGCGTGGGGGCCGGCTTCAGTCAGGCTGTCAGTAACCTGTCTGCCTTCTGCGTTGCCGCCTCGTTTTCCTTCTACATGAACGCGCTGTATACCTTCGAAGCCAAGGCGTCGGTCGGCGGTTATCTTCTATTCTTGGGAGCCATGGGGGCGCTGAGTCTGGGCGTCGGCCATGCCGGTGACGTATGGAGACTTCATGGCCTGCTGACGGTGGCTATTTTTTCGGCGTTGAGCCTGGTGCTGGGCTTTCTGTTTTCAAAGTACGTGGTCTTTCGCAGGCGTAACGCATGA